A genomic region of Rhizobium sp. NXC24 contains the following coding sequences:
- a CDS encoding alpha-glucosidase family protein: MKSTDKAAGADWWRGAVIYQVYPRSFQDTDANGLGDIKGITRRLPHIASLGVDAIWLAPFFTSPMADMGYDVADYCDVDPIFGTLADFDEMMTSAHALGLKVIIDQVISHTSDRHPWFVESRASRNNPKADWYVWADPKPDGTAPNNWLSIFGGPGWEWDGVRRQYYQHNFLTSQPDLNFHNSEVQDAVLAAVKFWLDRGVDGFRLDTVNYYFCDKKLRDNPPAAVAIGGLDAPESNPYGMQNHLHDKTQPENIGFLKRFRKLLDQYEGRTTVGEVGDGARSLQTVAAYTSGGDKLHMCYTFDLLGPDFTPEHFRRCVGDFQENVADGWVCWAFSNHDVNRHVSRFAETEAEQPRVAKLAISLLSTLRGSICLYQGEELGLPEAELAFEDLRDPYGIRFWPAFKGRDGCRTPMPWEAGRAHTGFTTADKSWLPVPYQHAALAVDKQEADAQSVLHHYRETLAFRKRHAALVDGDMVFLDTKEDVFAFTRKKGDETLLFVFNLSRKPVKVALPKGIKVAKAVPMPGFATANASEVVTLAALDVFCCQVG; the protein is encoded by the coding sequence ATGAAATCAACGGACAAAGCGGCGGGAGCCGATTGGTGGCGTGGTGCGGTGATCTATCAGGTCTATCCGCGGTCGTTTCAGGATACCGACGCTAATGGGCTCGGTGATATCAAGGGCATCACTCGCCGCCTGCCGCATATTGCCTCACTCGGCGTCGACGCCATTTGGCTGGCTCCCTTCTTCACCTCTCCGATGGCCGATATGGGTTACGACGTCGCCGACTATTGCGACGTCGATCCGATCTTCGGCACGCTCGCCGACTTCGACGAGATGATGACATCAGCGCATGCGCTCGGCCTCAAGGTCATCATCGATCAGGTCATCTCGCATACGTCGGATCGCCATCCCTGGTTCGTCGAGAGCCGGGCAAGCCGCAACAATCCCAAAGCCGACTGGTATGTCTGGGCCGATCCGAAGCCGGATGGCACGGCGCCGAACAACTGGCTGTCGATCTTCGGCGGGCCTGGTTGGGAATGGGACGGCGTGCGTCGGCAATACTACCAGCACAATTTTCTGACCTCGCAGCCGGACTTGAATTTCCACAATAGCGAAGTCCAGGATGCCGTGCTTGCGGCGGTCAAGTTCTGGCTCGATCGCGGTGTTGACGGCTTCCGGTTGGATACGGTGAACTACTATTTCTGCGACAAGAAGCTGCGGGACAACCCGCCGGCCGCGGTTGCCATTGGCGGACTGGATGCGCCGGAAAGCAATCCCTATGGCATGCAGAACCATCTCCATGACAAGACGCAGCCGGAAAACATCGGCTTCCTGAAGCGCTTCCGCAAGCTGCTTGATCAGTATGAAGGGCGCACGACCGTCGGTGAAGTCGGCGACGGCGCCCGCTCGCTGCAGACGGTCGCCGCCTATACCAGCGGCGGCGACAAGCTGCACATGTGCTATACTTTCGATCTGCTCGGACCGGATTTCACACCGGAACATTTCCGCCGCTGCGTCGGCGATTTCCAGGAAAACGTCGCCGACGGCTGGGTTTGTTGGGCTTTCTCCAACCACGACGTAAACCGTCATGTCAGCCGGTTTGCCGAAACGGAGGCCGAGCAACCGCGTGTCGCCAAATTGGCGATTTCCTTGCTGTCCACCTTGCGTGGCTCGATCTGCCTCTATCAGGGTGAGGAATTGGGCCTGCCCGAGGCGGAACTCGCGTTCGAGGATCTTCGGGACCCCTACGGCATTCGCTTCTGGCCGGCCTTCAAGGGCCGCGACGGATGCCGCACGCCGATGCCCTGGGAGGCGGGCCGGGCGCACACAGGCTTTACCACGGCAGACAAATCATGGCTGCCGGTGCCTTATCAGCACGCAGCACTTGCCGTCGACAAGCAGGAGGCGGATGCGCAGTCCGTTCTTCACCACTATCGCGAGACCCTGGCCTTCCGAAAGCGGCATGCAGCGCTGGTCGATGGCGACATGGTCTTCCTCGATACCAAGGAGGACGTCTTCGCTTTTACGCGCAAGAAGGGCGACGAAACACTGCTTTTTGTCTTCAACCTGTCTCGCAAGCCCGTAAAGGTTGCTCTGCCAAAGGGGATCAAGGTGGCGAAAGCTGTGCCGATGCCGGGCTTTGCGACCGCCAACGCCAGCGAGGTGGTGACACTCGCGGCGTTGGATGTGTTCTGCTGCCAGGTGGGGTGA
- a CDS encoding peptide ABC transporter substrate-binding protein — MTHFSKKFIVSAFVGTLLSVSAHAATLNIHNGGDPTSLDPQKISGDWENRIDGDIFEGLVTEDPKDNPIPGQAASWTISPDQKVYTFKLRDGIKWSDGQPVTAQDFVFAFQRLMDPKTAAQYAYLQYTILNAEKINKGEIKDLSQLGVKAIDDKTLEITLENPTPYFLNALMHYTAYPLPKHVVESKGDEWVKIGNIVTNGPYKPTEWVPGSHVSMVKSDQYYDAKDIKIDNVNYYTLEDQAAALKRYRAGEFDILTSFPADQFDWIQKNLPGQAHVVPFLGTYYYVLNATKPPFNDKRVRQALSMAVNREVIGPKILGTGELPMYSWVPPGTANYGEPAYVSWKDEPYKQKVEEAKKLLKDAGFGPDHPLKAQLRYNTNDNHKRIAVAIAAMWKPLGVDIELYNTETKVHYDEMQRGQVEIGRAGWLADYNDPINFLNLLSTGVEMNYGRWSNPDYDALIKRGNEQTDLKKRAEIYKKAEQLALDDSAAIPIYYYVSQNIVAPKVQGFVDNIQDIHRTRWLSIKE; from the coding sequence ATGACTCATTTCAGCAAGAAGTTCATCGTGTCGGCGTTCGTCGGCACGTTGTTAAGCGTCTCTGCACATGCGGCGACCCTAAATATCCACAACGGCGGCGACCCGACGTCGCTCGACCCGCAAAAAATTTCCGGCGACTGGGAAAACCGTATCGATGGCGATATTTTCGAAGGCCTGGTGACGGAAGATCCTAAGGACAACCCGATCCCCGGCCAGGCAGCAAGCTGGACCATTTCCCCCGATCAGAAGGTCTATACCTTCAAGCTGCGTGACGGCATCAAATGGTCCGATGGCCAGCCGGTAACGGCTCAGGACTTCGTCTTTGCCTTCCAGCGCCTGATGGACCCGAAAACCGCCGCCCAATATGCCTACCTGCAATATACGATCCTGAATGCGGAAAAGATCAACAAGGGTGAAATCAAGGATCTCAGCCAGCTCGGCGTCAAGGCAATCGATGACAAGACACTGGAAATCACTCTTGAAAATCCGACGCCTTACTTCCTCAACGCGTTGATGCACTACACGGCCTATCCGCTGCCGAAGCATGTCGTGGAATCCAAGGGCGACGAATGGGTCAAGATCGGCAACATCGTCACCAACGGCCCCTACAAGCCCACCGAATGGGTGCCCGGTTCGCATGTCAGCATGGTCAAGAGTGACCAGTATTACGACGCCAAGGACATCAAGATCGACAACGTCAACTATTACACGCTGGAAGATCAGGCCGCTGCCCTGAAGCGCTATCGCGCCGGCGAATTCGATATCCTCACCTCTTTCCCCGCCGACCAGTTTGATTGGATCCAGAAGAACCTTCCTGGCCAGGCGCATGTGGTTCCGTTCCTCGGCACCTACTATTACGTGCTGAACGCCACCAAGCCGCCTTTCAACGACAAGCGCGTCCGCCAGGCCCTCTCCATGGCCGTCAACCGCGAAGTCATCGGCCCGAAGATTCTCGGCACCGGCGAGCTGCCGATGTATTCCTGGGTACCGCCGGGCACGGCCAATTACGGCGAGCCGGCCTATGTGAGCTGGAAGGATGAGCCTTACAAGCAGAAGGTCGAAGAGGCCAAGAAGCTGCTCAAGGACGCCGGCTTCGGCCCTGACCATCCGCTGAAAGCGCAGCTTCGCTACAACACCAATGATAACCACAAGCGCATCGCCGTTGCGATCGCCGCCATGTGGAAGCCGCTCGGCGTCGATATCGAGCTCTACAACACCGAAACCAAGGTGCATTATGATGAAATGCAGCGCGGTCAGGTGGAAATCGGCCGCGCCGGCTGGCTCGCCGACTACAACGATCCCATCAACTTCCTGAACCTGCTCTCAACCGGTGTCGAAATGAACTATGGCCGCTGGAGCAATCCGGATTACGATGCGCTGATCAAGCGGGGCAACGAACAGACCGACCTGAAGAAGCGCGCCGAAATCTACAAGAAGGCCGAGCAGCTCGCGCTCGACGACAGCGCTGCCATCCCGATCTACTACTACGTCTCCCAAAACATCGTCGCCCCGAAGGTCCAGGGCTTCGTCGATAATATCCAGGACATCCATCGCACTCGCTGGCTGTCGATCAAAGAATAA
- a CDS encoding ABC transporter permease subunit yields the protein MFGYALRRLLSTIPVLWIAVTVCFFILRLAPGGPFDGERPLPPEVKANLAAHYNLDKPLVEQYLIYVGDVMKGDLGPSFANQDFTVTQQIMSGFPYTLTIGGAAFVLATIIGVVVGCLGALYQNRSADYWLGGGLLIGLVMPSFLIAPILQLVFGNTLGWLPVGGWGNGSIRFLILPVIVLTLPHAARISRLMRGSMIEVMSQNFIRTAKAKGIGPRLTVMRHALKPALMPVVSYLGPAASYLLTGSLVVESIFGLPGVGRYFVGAALNRDYGMVLGTVIFYMVLIVVLNLLVDIAYAWLDPKVRMR from the coding sequence ATGTTTGGCTACGCTCTCCGTCGTTTGCTGTCGACAATCCCCGTCCTGTGGATTGCCGTGACAGTGTGTTTTTTCATTCTGCGCCTCGCTCCCGGCGGCCCCTTCGATGGCGAAAGGCCATTGCCGCCGGAAGTCAAAGCCAACCTCGCGGCTCACTACAACCTCGACAAGCCTCTGGTTGAGCAATATCTGATCTATGTCGGCGACGTCATGAAGGGCGATCTAGGCCCCTCTTTCGCTAACCAGGACTTCACCGTCACCCAGCAGATCATGTCCGGCTTTCCCTATACGCTGACAATCGGCGGCGCCGCCTTCGTTCTTGCAACGATCATCGGCGTGGTTGTCGGCTGTCTTGGGGCGCTCTATCAGAACCGGAGCGCCGACTACTGGCTGGGCGGAGGACTGCTCATCGGCCTTGTGATGCCAAGCTTCCTCATCGCCCCGATCCTGCAGCTCGTCTTCGGCAATACGCTTGGCTGGCTGCCGGTCGGCGGTTGGGGCAATGGCTCGATCAGGTTCCTGATCCTTCCGGTCATCGTTCTGACATTGCCGCATGCGGCACGCATTTCGCGCCTAATGCGCGGCTCGATGATCGAGGTGATGAGCCAGAACTTTATCCGTACCGCCAAGGCTAAGGGCATAGGCCCACGGCTCACCGTTATGCGGCACGCCTTGAAGCCCGCCTTGATGCCCGTCGTGTCCTATCTCGGACCCGCAGCAAGCTATCTGCTTACCGGCTCGCTGGTGGTAGAAAGCATTTTCGGCCTTCCCGGCGTCGGCCGCTACTTCGTCGGCGCGGCGCTGAACCGCGACTACGGCATGGTTCTTGGCACGGTCATTTTCTACATGGTCCTGATCGTGGTCCTCAATCTGCTGGTCGATATCGCCTATGCCTGGCTCGACCCGAAAGTGAGAATGCGATGA
- a CDS encoding ABC transporter permease subunit, which translates to MILNSAKRELLEAELLSAEGLAPKGRSLTGDAMRRLLRNKAAALSLIVLAVLVLVAIFGPYFLPFNYEDPDWTSFRGPPDFAAGHYFGTDGNGRDLLARTLYGTRVSLTVALVATLVSVVIGVLYGAVAGYFGGRVDAIMMRFVDIMYALPYVLFVILLMVIFGRNVYLLFAAIGALEWLTMARIVRGQTLSIKQREFIEAARASGQRSFKIILKHIVPNLVGPVVIYATLTIPEIIATESFLSYLGFGVQEPLTSLGTLIAEGSAGMETTPWLLFFPAGFLVALLMSLLFIGDGLRDAFDPKDR; encoded by the coding sequence ATGATCCTCAATTCCGCCAAGAGAGAATTGCTGGAAGCGGAATTGCTTTCGGCAGAGGGGCTTGCACCCAAGGGGCGCTCCCTCACCGGCGATGCGATGCGTCGCCTGCTCCGCAACAAGGCTGCCGCGCTGTCGCTGATCGTGCTGGCAGTGCTGGTTCTGGTTGCCATATTCGGCCCGTATTTCCTGCCCTTCAACTATGAAGATCCGGATTGGACCTCCTTCCGCGGCCCTCCGGACTTCGCCGCCGGCCACTATTTCGGCACCGACGGCAACGGCCGCGACCTGCTTGCCCGCACGCTCTACGGCACGCGCGTCTCGCTGACCGTCGCCCTGGTGGCAACCCTCGTCTCGGTTGTTATCGGTGTGCTTTATGGCGCCGTCGCCGGCTATTTCGGCGGTCGTGTCGATGCGATCATGATGCGCTTCGTCGACATCATGTACGCCCTCCCCTACGTCCTCTTCGTCATCCTGCTGATGGTGATCTTCGGCCGCAACGTCTATCTGCTGTTTGCGGCGATCGGGGCGCTCGAATGGCTCACTATGGCTCGCATCGTGCGTGGTCAGACGCTCTCCATCAAGCAGCGGGAATTCATCGAAGCGGCGCGGGCCTCCGGCCAGCGATCGTTCAAGATCATTCTCAAGCACATCGTTCCGAACCTCGTCGGGCCGGTCGTCATCTACGCGACGCTCACCATTCCCGAGATCATCGCCACGGAGAGCTTCCTGTCCTATCTGGGCTTCGGCGTGCAGGAACCGCTGACCTCGCTCGGCACGCTGATCGCCGAGGGCTCCGCCGGCATGGAGACCACGCCCTGGCTATTGTTCTTCCCCGCCGGCTTTCTTGTCGCCCTGCTGATGAGCCTGCTCTTCATCGGCGATGGCCTACGCGACGCTTTCGATCCGAAGGATCGCTGA
- a CDS encoding ABC transporter ATP-binding protein, with protein MTDTLLELKDYSITFRTPEGEVAAVSKMNLTIGRGERIAIVGESGSGKSQTFLGLMGLLAKNGRTSGQALLDGKDLLTLKPRELDHVRGKDMAMVFQDPMTALNPSLRISRQLTEQLEVHGGLSARAASAAALDMLKRVGIPDPTRRFNLYPHELSGGMRQRIVIAMALLTKPKLLIADEPTTALDVTIQAQILDLFNELTAEMNTALVMITHDLGVVAGLADRVAVMYAGRIVEEAPVEELFENPAHPYTAALHASIPRPDQDVDDLAVIPGRPPNLMHLPRGCSFSPRCAHVQDDCLDAPPPLDRLAPQRCAACFHPLSAQQERSLIHG; from the coding sequence ATGACAGATACGCTTCTCGAACTCAAAGACTACTCCATCACCTTCCGTACACCGGAAGGCGAAGTGGCCGCCGTCTCGAAGATGAACCTGACGATCGGCCGTGGCGAGCGCATCGCCATCGTCGGCGAATCCGGCTCCGGCAAGAGCCAGACCTTCCTCGGCCTGATGGGCCTACTCGCCAAGAACGGCCGCACCAGCGGCCAAGCGCTTTTGGATGGCAAGGACCTCCTGACGCTGAAGCCACGCGAACTCGACCATGTGCGCGGCAAGGACATGGCCATGGTCTTCCAGGACCCGATGACCGCCCTCAACCCCTCGCTACGGATCTCACGGCAATTGACCGAGCAGCTCGAAGTCCATGGCGGGCTTTCGGCGCGCGCGGCGTCTGCCGCAGCACTGGACATGCTGAAGCGCGTCGGCATCCCTGACCCGACGCGACGCTTCAATCTCTATCCGCACGAACTCTCGGGCGGCATGCGCCAGCGCATCGTCATCGCCATGGCGCTGCTCACCAAGCCGAAGCTCCTGATCGCCGACGAGCCGACGACGGCGCTCGACGTCACCATCCAGGCGCAGATCCTCGATCTCTTCAACGAGCTGACCGCGGAAATGAACACGGCGCTGGTGATGATCACCCACGATCTCGGCGTCGTGGCTGGCCTCGCCGATCGCGTCGCCGTCATGTATGCCGGCCGTATCGTCGAGGAGGCACCGGTCGAAGAGCTCTTCGAAAATCCAGCCCATCCCTATACCGCGGCGCTGCACGCCTCCATCCCGCGGCCGGATCAGGATGTCGACGATCTCGCCGTCATACCCGGCCGGCCGCCGAACCTGATGCATCTGCCGCGCGGCTGTTCTTTCTCGCCGCGCTGCGCCCATGTGCAGGACGACTGCCTGGACGCGCCGCCGCCGCTCGACCGGCTTGCGCCGCAACGCTGCGCCGCCTGCTTCCATCCCCTCTCTGCCCAGCAGGAACGGAGCCTCATCCATGGCTGA
- a CDS encoding oligopeptide/dipeptide ABC transporter ATP-binding protein, with translation MAEHTLLKVEHLTTEFELPSKSLFKPPLVLTAVNDVSFELKTGRTLGIVGESGCGKSTLGRSILRLIKAQKGRIMWQGGNLLDLSEEEMRAARRDMQIIFQDPIASLDPRMTVGDIIAEPLTVFEPKLTKAQRQERVREIMAAVGLVPEMINRYPHEFSGGQAQRIGIARAVVTRPKLIVCDEPVSALDVSIQGQVITLLRKLRKEFGLTLIFISHDLSVVRLISDDVLVLYLGKVVEAGDAATVFDHPAHPYTQALFSAAPIPDPKRARGRERIRLQGDPPSPLNPPAGCVFSPRCWKATDICRTKMPPTEQVRPGQTAACYHMDRP, from the coding sequence ATGGCTGAACACACGCTTCTGAAGGTCGAGCACCTGACCACCGAATTCGAGCTGCCATCGAAATCTCTCTTCAAACCGCCGTTGGTCCTGACGGCGGTCAATGATGTCAGCTTCGAGCTGAAGACCGGGCGCACGCTTGGCATCGTCGGCGAATCCGGGTGCGGCAAGTCGACACTCGGCCGTTCCATCCTGCGGCTGATCAAGGCGCAGAAGGGCCGCATCATGTGGCAAGGCGGAAACCTGCTGGATCTTTCCGAAGAGGAAATGCGTGCCGCCCGCCGCGACATGCAAATCATCTTCCAGGATCCGATCGCCTCCCTCGACCCGCGCATGACGGTCGGCGACATCATCGCCGAGCCGCTGACCGTATTCGAGCCGAAGCTGACAAAGGCGCAGCGGCAGGAGCGCGTCCGCGAGATCATGGCGGCGGTCGGGCTCGTGCCGGAAATGATCAATCGCTACCCGCATGAGTTCTCCGGCGGCCAAGCGCAGCGCATCGGCATTGCCCGCGCAGTCGTGACGCGGCCGAAGCTGATCGTCTGCGATGAACCGGTCTCGGCCCTCGACGTATCGATCCAGGGTCAGGTGATCACGCTGTTGCGCAAGCTGCGCAAGGAGTTCGGCCTGACGCTGATCTTCATCAGCCATGACCTCTCCGTCGTGCGGCTGATCTCAGACGACGTGCTGGTGCTTTACCTTGGCAAGGTGGTGGAAGCGGGCGACGCCGCCACCGTCTTCGACCATCCAGCCCATCCCTATACACAGGCCTTGTTCTCCGCCGCACCCATCCCCGACCCGAAGCGGGCGCGCGGGCGCGAGCGTATCCGCCTGCAGGGCGACCCGCCCTCGCCGCTCAATCCACCAGCCGGCTGCGTCTTCTCGCCACGCTGCTGGAAGGCGACGGATATTTGCAGGACCAAGATGCCGCCGACTGAGCAAGTTCGCCCCGGCCAGACCGCGGCGTGCTATCATATGGACAGGCCATAA
- a CDS encoding sugar kinase yields MGGHFLSIGECMVELSQAEDGYLRKGFAGDTFNTAWYARACLPADWSVDYFTALGDDAMSDEMLHFMKAHDIGTSSIRRLRGKTPGLYMINLKDGERSFSYWRDSSAARQLAADGDQLRTAIEGANVLYFSGITLAILSHEDAETLLAELRRAKAVGKLVVFDPNLRPRLWSSFDAMHTMIGEGARASTLVMPSFDDEVSHFGDDSIAGTIRRYRLHGANMVVVKNGADGATVGTDAGETLVPAVKVAKVIDTTSAGDSFNGAFLAHYLEHDDPVAAAHFAAEIAARVIQEHGALVPPEKLQAAG; encoded by the coding sequence TTGGGCGGGCATTTTCTATCGATCGGCGAATGCATGGTGGAGCTGTCGCAGGCCGAGGACGGATATCTGCGCAAGGGCTTTGCCGGCGACACCTTCAACACGGCCTGGTACGCCCGCGCCTGCCTGCCGGCCGATTGGTCCGTCGATTATTTCACCGCCCTCGGCGATGATGCGATGTCGGACGAAATGCTGCATTTCATGAAAGCGCATGACATCGGCACGTCGAGCATTCGCCGCCTCCGTGGCAAGACGCCCGGCCTCTACATGATTAACCTGAAGGATGGCGAGCGCTCTTTCAGCTATTGGCGCGACAGTTCGGCCGCCCGCCAGCTTGCCGCCGATGGCGATCAGCTTCGCACCGCGATCGAGGGGGCCAACGTCCTCTATTTTTCCGGCATTACCTTGGCGATCCTCTCGCATGAAGACGCCGAGACATTGCTCGCCGAGCTCCGCCGCGCCAAGGCGGTCGGCAAGCTGGTGGTCTTCGACCCCAACCTGCGCCCGCGCCTCTGGTCGAGCTTCGATGCCATGCACACCATGATCGGTGAAGGCGCCCGTGCCTCGACGCTGGTTATGCCGAGCTTCGACGACGAGGTCTCGCATTTCGGCGACGATTCGATCGCCGGCACCATCCGCCGTTACCGGCTGCACGGCGCCAATATGGTCGTCGTCAAGAACGGTGCCGATGGCGCGACCGTCGGAACCGATGCCGGCGAAACGCTCGTTCCAGCCGTCAAGGTCGCGAAGGTCATCGACACCACCAGCGCCGGCGACAGCTTCAATGGCGCGTTCCTTGCCCATTATCTGGAACATGACGACCCCGTCGCCGCCGCCCATTTTGCCGCAGAAATCGCCGCAAGGGTCATTCAGGAACACGGTGCCTTGGTGCCGCCGGAAAAGCTGCAAGCCGCCGGCTAA
- a CDS encoding glycosyltransferase family 1 protein yields the protein MLQRLSDIDHRAWAEGATPVANPERLLIVSDAWHPQVNGVVRSIENTNRELARIGVDVAMITPEGFRNVPCPTYPEIRLSIASYRKVAARIEAVRPTYVHIATEGPLGLTARRWCLKNGMPFSTSYHTRFPEYVAARLPIPQSWLYAFVKWFHNAGSGCMVATPSLANELKQKGIHNLLPWSRGIDSTLFRPQPLEDNPFGLPRPIFMTVGRVALEKNLPAFLDLDLPGSKVVVGDGPARAELQKLYPKVLFLGSKFGEALAHAYSQADVFVFPSKTDTFGNTILEALASGVPVAAYPVTGPADILGGNDAAGVVDEDLAKACFAAFSSSREAARALALNYSWEAATTQFIGNVRLANHRGRMLTQNH from the coding sequence ATGTTGCAGCGCTTGTCGGACATCGATCACAGAGCATGGGCTGAAGGGGCAACCCCGGTCGCAAACCCGGAGCGCCTGCTCATCGTCAGCGATGCCTGGCATCCGCAGGTGAATGGCGTCGTCCGCTCCATCGAAAATACCAACCGCGAACTGGCGCGCATCGGCGTCGATGTCGCCATGATCACGCCGGAAGGTTTTCGCAACGTCCCTTGCCCGACCTACCCGGAAATCCGCCTGTCGATCGCAAGTTACCGCAAGGTCGCCGCCAGGATCGAAGCAGTCCGGCCGACCTATGTGCATATCGCGACAGAAGGCCCGCTCGGGCTGACGGCGCGGCGCTGGTGCCTGAAAAACGGCATGCCGTTTTCGACGAGCTATCACACTCGCTTTCCCGAATATGTCGCGGCCAGGCTGCCGATCCCGCAAAGCTGGCTCTACGCCTTCGTCAAATGGTTTCACAATGCCGGTTCCGGCTGCATGGTGGCGACACCGAGCCTTGCCAATGAGCTCAAGCAGAAGGGCATTCACAATCTGCTGCCCTGGAGCCGCGGCATCGACTCGACGCTTTTCCGCCCGCAGCCGCTGGAAGACAACCCCTTCGGCCTGCCCCGCCCTATCTTCATGACCGTCGGCCGGGTGGCGCTCGAAAAGAACCTGCCGGCCTTCCTCGATCTGGACCTGCCTGGCTCGAAGGTCGTCGTCGGCGACGGACCGGCGCGGGCCGAGTTGCAGAAACTTTATCCAAAAGTGCTCTTCCTCGGCTCGAAGTTCGGCGAAGCGCTGGCGCATGCCTATTCGCAAGCTGACGTTTTTGTCTTCCCGTCAAAGACCGATACATTCGGCAATACCATCTTGGAGGCGCTGGCGAGCGGCGTTCCCGTCGCCGCTTATCCCGTCACCGGCCCTGCCGATATCCTTGGCGGCAATGATGCGGCCGGCGTCGTCGACGAAGATCTGGCGAAAGCCTGCTTTGCCGCATTCTCCTCTTCCCGCGAGGCGGCTCGTGCTCTGGCGCTCAACTATTCCTGGGAAGCTGCCACCACGCAATTCATCGGCAACGTCCGCCTCGCCAATCATCGCGGCCGGATGTTGACGCAAAACCACTAA
- a CDS encoding MarR family transcriptional regulator, protein MTDDPLKLDTFICFALYSANHAMNRLYKPMLDELNLTYPQYLVMVTLWEEDGQTVGGIGEKLFLESSTLTPLLKRLEAAGFIQRTRSKEDERQVLISLTSEGVGLKKKATGIPACILDASDTTANELTRLKAEIIKLREALSKNAA, encoded by the coding sequence ATGACAGACGACCCACTGAAACTGGACACCTTCATATGCTTCGCCCTCTATTCGGCGAACCATGCGATGAACCGGCTATACAAGCCCATGCTCGATGAGTTGAACCTCACCTATCCGCAATATCTCGTCATGGTGACGTTGTGGGAGGAGGATGGCCAGACCGTCGGCGGTATCGGCGAAAAGCTTTTCCTGGAATCAAGTACACTAACGCCGCTGCTGAAGCGCCTGGAAGCCGCCGGCTTCATTCAGCGCACCCGCAGCAAGGAAGATGAGCGTCAGGTGCTGATCAGCCTGACCAGCGAAGGCGTCGGTTTGAAGAAGAAGGCCACCGGCATCCCCGCTTGTATCCTGGATGCATCGGATACCACGGCGAACGAGCTGACACGGTTGAAAGCGGAAATCATCAAGCTGCGCGAAGCGCTCAGTAAGAACGCGGCCTGA